GAACGGACGGACGCACCGCCGCTCGAGCCATACAAGATCATCCTCGTCGGCGATTCGACAATGGCGCCGCACAGCGGCTGGGGCGGGGCGTTTTGCGCGCATCACGTCAAATCGTCGGTCGCCTGCCTCAACACCGGACGCGGGGGGCGCTCGACGCGTAGCTACCGACAGGAAGGAAGCTGGGACATCGCGCTCGCGGAGGCCAGGGTGCCGGGCTATCGTGGCACCTGGGTGCTGATTCAGTTCGCGCACAACGACCAGTCGTCGAAGTCCGAACGCTGGACCGACGAGACCACCGAGTTTCCTGCGAACCTGCGCCGTTTCGTTGAAGAAGTGAGGGCCGCGGGCGCAACCCCGGTGCTCGTCACGCCGCTGACGCGGCGCGAATTCCGCGACGACAAGCTCCGCAATACGCTCGCGAGCTGGTCCGACCAGATCCGTGGTGTCGGCAAGGCAATGGATGTGCCGCTCGTCGATCTGAACGCGCTCAGCGCCGCGCAGGCGCAGGAAATGGGCGCCGAAATGGCGACGAAGCTCGCGCAGGAGCCCCCGACGGCCGAGGAACTCGCCGCCGCGCAAGCCGGAACGACGCTGACCGCGCGCCCGGCGCCACCCCTGCCGCCGCCGATTACGGGCGACGGCGCGCGCGGACAGGTGACGCGCAAGTTCGACTATACGCACCTCGGCAACGTCGGCGCCGAAGTCACCGCCAAACTGGTAACCGAGGCGCTTGCCCGCGAAGTGCCGGCTTTGCGGAGCCAGCTCGTCCGCTAAGACCGTGTATAGCAATATGGACTAACCAATCTGGCATACAGAGTGGTTGACAATTTTGCTGCGATATTCGACAGCATTGGTCATAACAGAATCGACATCTGGGAGAGACGAAGTGAATTCTCGTAATCAAATCCGTGCGCGCGGTCTCCGCGCGGCCTTGCTTGCCGGCGCCGGTTCGACCCTGCTGGTCACCGCGATCCCCGTAAGGGCGCAGGACACGGCACCAGCCGCGCAGGGCGAAGAGGACGCGATCGTCGTCACCGGCATCCGCGAGACGATCCAGAATTCGATCAACACCAAGCGCGAGGAGACCGCGATCGTCGATGCGCTGTCGGCGGACGACATCGGCGATCTTCCCGCGCTGTCGGTCGGGCAGGCGATTCAGACGATCACTGGCGCGACGACGCACCGCGAAAAGGGCGACGCATCGGAAATCGCGCTGCGCGGCCTTGGCCCCTTTCTGTCAAACGCGACCTTCAACGGCCGCGACGCGACGAACGGCAGCGGCGACCGCTCAGTGAACTTCAACCAGTTCCCGTCCGAACTCGTCAACAATATCAAGATCTACAAGACTCAGCAGGCGGACCTCGTCGAAGGCGGCGTCGCCGGCACGATCGAAATCGGCACGCTGCGCCCGCTCGATTTCGGCAAGCGCCGCATCCAGGGCGAGGTCAAGGCGCAATACAACCCCTATGGCGACCGCATCGTCGGTTCGGGCGGCATCGGCTGGCGCGGCACGCTGAGCTATGTCGATCAGTTCGCCAACGACACGATCGGCATCGCGATCGGCGTCCAGCGCAACGATACGAACAACCCCGAGGAAACCTATGCGGCTTCGACGACCTGGACTGCATGCCGGGCCGATAATAGCGCGGCAGCCAATTGCACCGAACTGGCGCGCGCCGATTATGGGCAGGACCCCTTTTACCTTGTTCCCAACGCCTATACCTTCCGCCAGATCAGCGAGACCGACAAGCGCGACGCGGTTTTCGGCGCGATCCAATGGCGCCCCTCCGACCAGTTCAACGTCAACCTCGACGTCCAATATTCGGACCGCACCTTCGTCGAGAGCCGCCGCGACCTCAACATTTCTGAAGCGCGCCGCGGCCTGACCGACGTCGTTTATGACGAAAATGGCATCGTCCAGAGCCTGAGCGGGCAGAGCGCGATCGAATCGAACGGGTCCGAACTGTCGCGCGCCGAAGAATATCTGGGGGGCGGCCTCTCGGTCGAATGGCAACCGTCGGACCGGCTGACGCTGACCGTCGATGGCAGCTATTCGCGTACGATCCGCGTCGAGGATGAGCGCAATGTCCGCCTGCGCACCGACCCGAGGGACCTCAACGGCGACACCACCGTCTTCAACAACATGCGTATCCCCTACACCTACGAGATTACGCCGGGCAGCTTCGTGCCGACGATCACGATCGACCCCCGCTTCGACCTCAATAATCACGACCTGTTCTGGGACGATGCACGCTTGCGCCGCGACCAGAGCCGCCGGCATAACGAGATCATCGCCGGCCGTTTCGACGCCGGATATGAAATGGACGGTTTCTTCAGCAAGCTGTCCGCGGGCGTCCGCTGGTCCGAAATGACCTTCCGCGACTATGATGTGCGCAACGAGGGTTTCGACCTGACGTCCGACATCGACGAAGAACGCCGGATCAACAATCTCTGTCGCACGCGGGCTTTCCCGCAGACCGGCTTCCTGTCGGCGGCCGATGGCAATGCGATCAACAGCTGGGCGACCTTTGACGTCGATTGCCTGTTCCGCGAATATACCGGCAGCGAAGACCCGGGCGCGCTCGAGGACAAGCGTTCGCCGGCAAACCGCGATGTCACCGAACGCACGCTCGCGGGCTATATCATGGCGGACTATGACGCCGATCTCGGCAATATGCCCGTGCGCGGCAATATCGGTGTACGCGTTGTCAAGACCGACGTGACGTCGAACGGCCTGCGCAGCGACCTCACCATCATCGACAATGGCGACGGCACCATCCGCCTCGACACCACCGGCGATTTCGAAACGGTGACGATCAAGAGCAGCAACACGCGCATCCTGCCCAGCGTCAATGCGATCTTCGAAGTCGCGCCCGACACGTTGCTGCGCGTCGCAGGCTATCGCGCCATGTCGCGCCCGGCACCAAGCGCGCTAGGCGCCGGCCGTACCTTCCAGCTCGACGGCAACGACTTCACCTCGGTCGAGGAAGCGATCGGCAACGTCCGCGCCAACGGCAGCCCGCGCCTCAAGCCGCTGATGTCGTGGAATGCCGACGCGGCGATCGAATGGTATCCCAACAAGGACAGCCTCCTGTCGGCGACCGTCTATTATAAGCAGTTCAACGGCGGGTTCCAGCCCGTGGTGTTCGACGAAGAATTCGTCATCGACGGACAGACGGTCACGGCGCCGGTGACGCAGACGCGCAACAGCCCCGACAAGTCGCGTATCTATGGTCTTGAGCTGACCGCCGCGACGCGCTTCAGCTTCCTGCCCAAGCCGCTCGACGGCCTCGGCGCGAAGGTGAGTTACAATTATGCCGATTCGAACTTCGAAACGCAGGACGTCCGGCTCGGCGATCAATTTGATCCGGTGACTGAAGAGGTCAGCCAAGGCCTTATCGCACCGGCGGGCCTTTCGGGCTATTCGAAGCATGTGCTGTCGGCGCAGGCCTATTACGAGCTCGGCCCGGTGTCGCTGCAGGCGATCTACAATTATCGCAGCAAATATTTCCAGGACTTCGTCGGCGGCAACAGCCAACTGCGCTATGTCGGGCCGAGCGAGACGGTCGATTTCCGCGCCTCGCTTGCGTTGATGCCCGGCGTCTCGCTGCGGTTCGAGGCGCTCAACCTCTTCAACGAGCCCAAGGCGACCTATATGCCCGTCTATGGCAGCAGCCGCCAATACCACTATTATGGGTCCAAATATTTCATCGGCCTGCGGGCACGGATCTAGGCATATAAACTAAGTTCGGTCATGGGCTTCAAACTTGTCCTACCTGATTGTATGGATTTCCTCATGCCTATGTGGGGAGACGATTGATCATGGCCGAACGCCGCCTTTTTGAAGATATTGCGGACGCGATCCGGCGCCTGATTCTCGACGGAACCTTCCCGCCAGGGACCCGCCTGCCCGGCGAGCGCGAGCTGTCCGAGCGTTTCGAGGTCAGCCGGGTGACGATCCGCGAGGCGGAGATCGCGCTGCAGGCGACGGGGTGGATTCATATCCGCACCGGCGCGGGCGCCTATGTCGAGGCGGTCCTGCCCGGCGACAATGCGATCCTGCCCAAGGTCAGCGCGTTCGAACTGACCGAGGCGCGCTCGCTGTTCGAGGCCGAGGCGGCGGCGCTGGCCGCGCCGACGATTTCGAGCGAAACGCTCGAAAAACTCGACGAACTGCTCGTGGCTATGGCCGACGACGGCAAGAGCGAGGAAGAAATCAGCGCGATCGACCGCGAATTCCACATGACGATCGCGGCGGCGTCGAGCAACAAGGCGATCATCCATGTTATCGAGAGCCTGTGGCGGATGCGCATGGAATTGCCCGAGGTGCGCAGCAGCCACTCGCTTGTTTGCCGCAAGGACGGTGCCGCGCGTGAGGCCGAACATGCCGACGTCGTCGCGGCGCTGCGCAATCGGGACGCGACCGGGGCGCGGCTCGCGATGCGACGCCATTTCAACCGACTGCTCGAATCGATGCTCGACGAGACCGAGGAACGCGCAATGGTCGAACTGCGTCGCCAGTCGGCCGAAAGTCGCCAACGCTATCTGCTGAGCGCAAAACTCGCCTGATGCCCGACGCGTCGGATCCCGTTGCGGTGCTGCTTGCCGCGCGCCTTTCGGGCCAGGCGCTTCCGGCCTTT
This genomic interval from Sphingopyxis chilensis contains the following:
- a CDS encoding TonB-dependent receptor translates to MNSRNQIRARGLRAALLAGAGSTLLVTAIPVRAQDTAPAAQGEEDAIVVTGIRETIQNSINTKREETAIVDALSADDIGDLPALSVGQAIQTITGATTHREKGDASEIALRGLGPFLSNATFNGRDATNGSGDRSVNFNQFPSELVNNIKIYKTQQADLVEGGVAGTIEIGTLRPLDFGKRRIQGEVKAQYNPYGDRIVGSGGIGWRGTLSYVDQFANDTIGIAIGVQRNDTNNPEETYAASTTWTACRADNSAAANCTELARADYGQDPFYLVPNAYTFRQISETDKRDAVFGAIQWRPSDQFNVNLDVQYSDRTFVESRRDLNISEARRGLTDVVYDENGIVQSLSGQSAIESNGSELSRAEEYLGGGLSVEWQPSDRLTLTVDGSYSRTIRVEDERNVRLRTDPRDLNGDTTVFNNMRIPYTYEITPGSFVPTITIDPRFDLNNHDLFWDDARLRRDQSRRHNEIIAGRFDAGYEMDGFFSKLSAGVRWSEMTFRDYDVRNEGFDLTSDIDEERRINNLCRTRAFPQTGFLSAADGNAINSWATFDVDCLFREYTGSEDPGALEDKRSPANRDVTERTLAGYIMADYDADLGNMPVRGNIGVRVVKTDVTSNGLRSDLTIIDNGDGTIRLDTTGDFETVTIKSSNTRILPSVNAIFEVAPDTLLRVAGYRAMSRPAPSALGAGRTFQLDGNDFTSVEEAIGNVRANGSPRLKPLMSWNADAAIEWYPNKDSLLSATVYYKQFNGGFQPVVFDEEFVIDGQTVTAPVTQTRNSPDKSRIYGLELTAATRFSFLPKPLDGLGAKVSYNYADSNFETQDVRLGDQFDPVTEEVSQGLIAPAGLSGYSKHVLSAQAYYELGPVSLQAIYNYRSKYFQDFVGGNSQLRYVGPSETVDFRASLALMPGVSLRFEALNLFNEPKATYMPVYGSSRQYHYYGSKYFIGLRARI
- a CDS encoding rhamnogalacturonan acetylesterase — translated: MRWLAATAMAALLASGAQAQTRERTDAPPLEPYKIILVGDSTMAPHSGWGGAFCAHHVKSSVACLNTGRGGRSTRSYRQEGSWDIALAEARVPGYRGTWVLIQFAHNDQSSKSERWTDETTEFPANLRRFVEEVRAAGATPVLVTPLTRREFRDDKLRNTLASWSDQIRGVGKAMDVPLVDLNALSAAQAQEMGAEMATKLAQEPPTAEELAAAQAGTTLTARPAPPLPPPITGDGARGQVTRKFDYTHLGNVGAEVTAKLVTEALAREVPALRSQLVR
- a CDS encoding FadR/GntR family transcriptional regulator, which translates into the protein MAERRLFEDIADAIRRLILDGTFPPGTRLPGERELSERFEVSRVTIREAEIALQATGWIHIRTGAGAYVEAVLPGDNAILPKVSAFELTEARSLFEAEAAALAAPTISSETLEKLDELLVAMADDGKSEEEISAIDREFHMTIAAASSNKAIIHVIESLWRMRMELPEVRSSHSLVCRKDGAAREAEHADVVAALRNRDATGARLAMRRHFNRLLESMLDETEERAMVELRRQSAESRQRYLLSAKLA